aaaatatttaaatcataattTTAATGGTAATTTTAAATACTTTGGACTAactatttgatttaatttttgtttctaaaattttatcTTATACAATGGTACCTATAAACATTCTTATTTTATTATCTACCTTttgttgttaaaaaaaaaaagaaaaaaaattcaagttgGGTGTAATTTGGAATCGAAAGGCTAATATACTTagacataaaataaaaatagaaacaaaatcaagaaaataGGAAGGTTTTTAGGTAAAGAATAGTAAGCTACGCTCAAATCCTAAATTAAAATGGACATAAAATGTGCCTTTGGGAGATAGATTATTAGTTCATTTAATGTGTTAGCATTCGTGTCCCATGCATGCCCAACCCAAAGCAATATATGTCCACTACAACTGTTGCCCATTGTTTACATGATCATGCTAAAAGAAGAGCTCATCGATCGAGATATTGATACATGGTATAAATAGATCTAATACAACGATTTGATCTCGAGGCACTAATATATCAAGAAGGAAAGGATTTGATCTCGAGGCACTAAGAAATTAAtgaaaatctaaaataaaatagaaaatatgtCAAGAGAGGAAGGATTTGATGTGTAGACACTAATATATAACCTTGTAGAACCTCAATTACTGATTAGGGGTGACCAATAATCGGAATGGGAATGGCCAAACTGATCTCGTCTACCATTAACAACAAAACCGACCGACAGAGATTTCGATCTTGGTCggctttttgtttttttctccaACTTTTTGCtagttaattaataaaaacataaaaaattagaCTATATACTACCGAAATAAAATCATTCCTATTAGATTTTGGTAGATTTTAACAAGActaataaattgaaaatttctaaaaagtaaataaataaaaaaacaataaaattaatCGCAAATTCGCTTCACcatacaaataaaattatctatgtatatttatatattttgaataaaCATTAGAAAAAAAGGGTTCGGTCGGTCGGTTGGGGTCTTTCCCTTCTGAACCAAACCGACCAACATTTAGTCaatttttttacaataaaatCAAAATCGATCGACACTGTCCCTTTGTCTAATTGACTGACCTCGATTCGACTAGTCATTTCGACTTTTTGGCCTACTATGCTCACCCCTAATTACTGATGGCAACAAAGCTTCCCAAATATCATGGTTTTGATCATTtacaataaattattatattatatattaatatttttattataaaatatcTAAATACATAAAGGAAATGAgggttttcaaaaataataaaaaaatataaactatttacattctaggaaaaaaaaagactacTAAAGAATAAAATCTTATTATTTCATCATAAAGTAAATAGTTTCTCTATTTTgctattaaattttttataattctcctaaaaaaagaaaaaaaatcgaaCCTCCTTTTAAGTCAAGTAAAACATTAAATAAGTTgagaaaaatgagaaaaagaaaaaaaaagtagaacCAGACTTACTTATTTAATGTTAGTTTTGAACTTTTTACCTCAATAAGGTCGATCTTGATGTTGATTTTCATGGAAATCGACCCCCACTCGATTAATACTTATccctatatatacatatatacatgcATACACACGTACCTTGGTAATTTTGACACAATAACCATCTGAACTTTAATAGCTTTGGTTTCATCTCAAAAACTCTACATTTTTCAACATCTGCTTCTCAACAAGCACATACACTCGGACGATATTCTCATCTCCCAAAAGATTATTAGATACACAAACTAACATATATTGGTCACCAATTATACTAACCTTACGTGAAGTTGATATACAACACCCAATGAGTATAAGTAATGCttcaaatcttaaaaaataatactaaaattaaaaatcGGTCCTTTATGTTTGAATTTTCGGTTTGGTTATCGATATTTGACATTTTATCATTTTCATCCAAATTTTGGGTTTTTGATTGAGTTTTTCAATAAAGAACAGTTCTGAATTGGTTTTGATCTCCAAATACAAATCTATGttcaattttatattaaaaCACAGGTGAATAAATAGGTGTGGAATCAACATTGAACATGCCATAAAATCGTGACTCACCTTCAGGCTTTTCATTCTCGTTGAATAAACTTCTGATGAATCCTTCAATATAAATATTTGGCTTCATTGGTGTCCCCTTCCCGGAGGAAATATGATTCTTAAAATTTCTATTGTATGTAGCTGCAAGGCTTGGGCTTCCACCATAATTCCCATTGGTCGGCCAACCAGTTTCCCCAATTACAATGGGGACATCTCCGACATTTGCCTTATCGATTGCTGCATAGAAAGTATCCACCATTTCATCAAAGAGGTTGTTATAACTTAAGTCCCCATAAGTTCGTATCGGGGGGTTTTTTTCTAATTGGGAATTGAAGTTTGCATAACCCAAACTTATATTATTACTGTTCCCCGTATAAGCATATTCTTGATAGGGATATAAGCTAAGCATCAAAGGCGACCCTTGTCCATGTAAGAACTGAAGGATTCCTCTCATGTTCTCTAAAACGTTTGGGTCAAAAGTGCCACTAGATGGAGGGGTTTGGACCCCCAAAGCGGCTAAGCCAACCAATGTGGTGATTTTCACTTGTCCGAGGTAACGACCATTGAGGAGAACTTGAAGGGATTTCATGACAGGCAATATGTTGTCGTCTAGTCCAGGTATGGCCTTGTCACCAACAATGATGTAGTTGATGGTGAAATCGCCGATAAATGGTGCGACGTAGTTGACAAACCACTCCTCCACCGCCGTGTGATTGGTCGCCATGTTTGTTATCAACTCGCCCGTTACGCTAAAAGAGAGTTCGATATCTTTGCCACGAAACGCATCGATAATATCGAAATTTGGTTCACTGAACCGAATGCGACGAATGTTGTATTTTTGACAGAGTTGCACCACCTTCTCTGGTGGTGGGAGGTTGTTACCCTCAGTTCCATAGTATGCACCAAGAAGAACGTCGTATGCTCGGACGACAATGGATGACATGGCTACCATGAAATACAATAGGGCAATCACATGGGAATTATgctttgccatttttttttttcaatgtgaTGATTGATTGAAAGCCCAATTTCTATATACAAGAGATTAAGAAGGCATGTCTGTTTGTAAACTTGCTgggaaaaaaatttagataattacCATTTTAGTTTGTTGCATGTATATCATAAATGAGAGGTGAATTTACtgcaaaacaaaaataattggtttctttttttttagcaAATATCAATTTGAACCATTAACTTTTACCCgatcatattaatttaaaatccatatactaataattgtattaattttagaattttttctttctatttttccgCTTCTCCTCTATTACAATGGAGGGTTAATTGGATACAATTATAAAAGTTAAAGATTTAGATCGATACAAATATGAAAGCTTATGAACtaatttgatataaatattaatttgaggttatacaattattagtttaaaatttaaataaattcaattttaaaaaattaagtttaaattggtatttttttttaatttcttttcctCATTTAACAATGTCTTTAACTAATTCCTAACACCCCATAATTTTTCTCCCCTACAATAATGACAACAAGAACTACGAGCATATATGTTTTCAACAAAATTGGGATATTTTTGTATGAAAATGGGAATGATTTTAACTATTggaaaatttttcataaatataataagactaaaatatttatgtatGTGGAACAAATGcaataaagttagtcattttttctttttcttcgttCAAAATCGAgtactaaatataaatttgaaaaaaaatgtcatttacataaatataaatttgtttggtttggttttgaTTGAGCTTTTGAATAAAGAACCGTTCCGAACCAATACGTTTTTATTTTCTCCAAATACAAATCTCGATAAATAGGTGtggaatttatattaaaacACAGGCGAATAAATAGGTGTGGAATCAACATTGAACATACCATAAAATCGTGACTCCCCTTCAGGTTTTTCATTCTCgttgaataaacttttgatgaATCCTTCAATATAAATATTTGGCTTCATTGGTGTCCCCTTCCCAGAGCTAATATGATTCTTAAAGTTTATATTGTATGTAGCTGCAAGCTTTGGGCTTGCACCATCATTCCCACCGTTGGTCGGCCACCCTGTTTCCCCAATTGCAATGGCGACATGTCCGACACTTGCCTTATCGATTGCGGCATAGAAAGCATCCACCACTTCATCAAACAGATTGTTATAACTTAAGTTCCCATCAATTCGTATTGGGGGATTTTGTTCTAATTGGGGAGTGAATGTTGCATAACCCAAACTTATATTATTATAAGCATATGCTTCATAGGGATTTAAACTAAGCATCAAAGGCGACCCTTGTCCCCATAAGAACTGAAGGATTCCTCTCATGTTCTCAAAAACGTTTGGGTCAAAAGCGCCACTAGAGGGAGGGGCTTTAACCCCCAAAGCGGATAATCCAACCAACGTGGTGATTTTCACTTGTCCGAGGAAACGACGATTGAGGAGATCTTGAAGGGATTTCATGACAGGCAATATGCTGTCGTCTAGTCCAGGTACGGCCTTGTCACCAACAACGATGTAGTTGATGGTTAAATCGTCGATGAATGGTGCAATGTAGTTGGCAAACCACTCCTCCACTGCCGTGTGATTGGTCGCCATGTTTGTTATCAACCCGTTCGATACGCCAAAAGAGACTTCGATATTCGTGCCACGAAACGATTCGATAACATCGAGATTTGGTTCATCAATCCGAATGCGACGAATGTTGTATTTTTCACAGAGTTGCATCACCTTCCATGGTGTTGGGAGGTTGTTACTCTCAAGTCCATAATATGCACCAAGAAGAACGTTGTATGCTCCGAGGACAATGGATGACATGTCTACCATGAACAATAGAGCAATCACATGGGAATTATGCTTTGCCATTTTTTTTCTGATGTGATGATTGATTGAAAGTTCAATTTTTGTATATAAGAGATTATGGAGGCATGTTTATTTGTAAACTTTCTGGGCAAAAAATTTAGATAACTACCATTTTCGTTTGTTGCATGCATATTATGAATGAGGTGAATTTActgcaaaataataataataataataatttatttcttttttagcaAATATCAATTTGAACTATTAACTTTTCCGTCATATCATTTAATATCTATATACTTAcaattgtatcaatttagagttttttctttctattttttattgGAGGGTTTTAGTGGATACAATTATAAATGTTAAAGATTTGGATCGATACAAATATAAAAGCTTAGGAACCaatttgatataaatattaatttgaggttatatacaattattagtttaagaTTTAAATAGATACCATTAAGAAATTCgagtttaaattgatttttttttttaatttcttttcatcatttaACAATATCTTTAACTAATTGTTAGCACCCCGTCAATTTTCTCCCCTCGATAATAACAATATAATAAGCATATATGTTTTCTACAAAATTGGAGTATTTTTGTATGAAAATGGGAATGATTTTAactattagattttttttaaaagaaaattgtttgTATTCCATTGGAAAgtaattttgatttatttagaacattgaattttgtttcttaGTCACTTATGTCGTTTTATGTATATAAAAacaaggaaaattttcataaatataaggtaaaatatttacagcttgtaacaaatcacaagaagttagccattttttaaatatttgatgtttttttttcattatttgattcatgatcatgtatcaaatataaatataaaagatctatttttttcaaaatattatttgattgtttaagatcctgtaataaatataaaagacttgaaaaaaaacgtcgtagccaaatctaaaggatcgtgtacaaaaagtagtcaaatttaaacaattgtgtacaaagaatcttagaaaaattgtttagattgtgatagtcaaatctaaacgatcaccaaaataatctttaaaaaaatcgtttagtcaaatctaaacaatcttataccaaagaattttgaaaaaataaacgatataaacaaatctaaaggatcgtgcatcaaaagaatcttgaaaaaaatcgtttagctagatctaaacgatcatgtactaaatcttaaaagaaaaatcattcatATTTGgctaaagaaatctaaacgatcaaatctaaatgaattgttcaatataataaatatttggtCGCTTTgctgtattttttaaaagatccttACAAGAATTAATCAACAATACTTCCTTTTTAGTTGAATATTTACAAATAATATTTCATTTAGTTTGAAGGTGTcataaattataacaaaaatatttaaataataattttaaatactCAATTTGGATTcacttttcttattttattatatcTACCTTTTATTGTCAAAGAAAATTTAAGTTGGGTGTAATTTGGAATCCAAGGCTATACTTagacataaaataaaaatagaaacaaaatcaagaaaataGCAAGGTTTAGGTAAAGAATAGTGAGTTATGCTCAAATCCTAAATTAAAATGGACATAAGATGTTCTAGGGGAGATAGATTATTAGttcatttcaattttcaaattaatGTGTGTTCAGGCATCCATGTCCCATGTCCCATGTCCCATGTATGTCTGAtccaaaaaggaaaaacttTTCGATTGAGATATAGATTCACGATATAGATACGATCTAATACGATTAGTTAATTCATGAAAAACAAGATACAAATATATATGTCAAATTAATAGAATAAATCAATTTAATCCTTCAACGATAAAGGAAGTTGAGTTTAGAGAAGGATGTTGATGAATAACTTTACACGAAGAAGAACAATGATTTTAGGGtacatttcttttaattttttaatttgtttaaatatttatttttcatttggttCGCTAGTAactaattataatatttttatgaaattaagtGAACGTACCATGTGATTCATCCCAAatagatataaaaaaaattgattggcATATCCCTTTACATATGTGGAAGGGATAATACatgtatttgatttttttttaaagttagaTACTTCATTTCATGTATTCGTCACcttatgaacatatatattaatatcaaatatgtatttgaTAATAATTATTTGCACCGTGGAATATTTGTACTTCATAGTTGAACAACCAAAGCGACGTTATGTTGCATCTAGCAAACCTAGCAAGAGTAGTGTGGTGGACTAAAATCGATGGTGTAGATTGCACCGAGGAGTGGAGGTCGACGCTAAGCGCATCACTAAAGACTAAGCGATGGGGACAattagaagataattaatatatcTTAGTAATGGTCATTGATTTGGCCTAAAAATATCTTTTCCGCTCCATCACCCAAGAATCAACTTGTTGTGGCACTTCAATGGAGGTACGCTTAGTAGGAAGAAAGCCTGCAACATAAAAGTATGTTAATAATAGGCCGAGTCGTGGATCTCACTCTTTTTAAGATGTTTCGCGACTCTATTCTAATGCAATTAATAGATTTCACATGTCCCATCGTCTCTAGGATAAAACAACCTCTAATCTCGTGGATATGAACTACACTTGGAACAATACTGGAATCCCACTCAATAGATACTTGTATTCTAAAACGAACTAAAGACTAATATAATGGGAGAAAAAAAGAATGGAAGTTGAGAGAGGTAGTAGAGATTAGAGCCGAGAGATAGTAGAGATTGAGAGGTGGAGAGAATTTTTGTTATTGTGTTTAAAATGAGAGGTGGGATGGTATTTGTATAGTAGATGAGGGAGCTTGCAACAGTCAATTAATTTATCACAAAAGATGTCCACCCGTTAGTCCTTTTATGTCAGCCAAAAGTGTAACTGTGTTCAACAGTTTTGAGCGGTTCACGATATTAATTCACATCAGTTGCTACAGCAATGTAGGAATGCCAACttggaataaaataataatataaaactttctttctcaaaattttcatttaatataACTAAAGACTCAAAAGATGAGGAGATAGTTGAGGGAGACTCGTGATCTTTGATTAcaaagaaattaacgaaaatcTAGGACAAAATAGAAAGATATCCTGAAAATTAATGGGGAGAAAGGATTTGATCTCGAGGCACAAATATAACTTGTAGAACCGATTCTTAATTAATGATTAGAGGTGATCAACGA
The sequence above is drawn from the Cucumis melo cultivar AY chromosome 2, USDA_Cmelo_AY_1.0, whole genome shotgun sequence genome and encodes:
- the LOC127148157 gene encoding probable glucan endo-1,3-beta-glucosidase BG4, producing the protein MAKHNSHVIALLFMVDMSSIVLGAYNVLLGAYYGLESNNLPTPWKVMQLCEKYNIRRIRIDEPNLDVIESFRGTNIEVSFGVSNGLITNMATNHTAVEEWFANYIAPFIDDLTINYIVVGDKAVPGLDDSILPVMKSLQDLLNRRFLGQVKITTLVGLSALGVKAPPSSGAFDPNVFENMRGILQFLWGQGSPLMLSLNPYEAYAYNNISLGYATFTPQLEQNPPIRIDGNLSYNNLFDEVVDAFYAAIDKASVGHVAIAIGETGWPTNGGNDGASPKLAATYNINFKNHISSGKGTPMKPNIYIEGFIKSLFNENEKPEGESRFYGMFNVDSTPIYSPVF
- the LOC127148187 gene encoding probable glucan endo-1,3-beta-glucosidase BG4, translating into MAKHNSHVIALLYFMVAMSSIVVRAYDVLLGAYYGTEGNNLPPPEKVVQLCQKYNIRRIRFSEPNFDIIDAFRGKDIELSFSVTGELITNMATNHTAVEEWFVNYVAPFIGDFTINYIIVGDKAIPGLDDNILPVMKSLQVLLNGRYLGQVKITTLVGLAALGVQTPPSSGTFDPNVLENMRGILQFLHGQGSPLMLSLYPYQEYAYTGNSNNISLGYANFNSQLEKNPPIRTYGDLSYNNLFDEMVDTFYAAIDKANVGDVPIVIGETGWPTNGNYGGSPSLAATYNRNFKNHISSGKGTPMKPNIYIEGFIRSLFNENEKPEAKSWRKKQKADQDRNLCRSVLLLMVDEISLAIPIPIIGHP